In the genome of Conger conger chromosome 8, fConCon1.1, whole genome shotgun sequence, one region contains:
- the LOC133134871 gene encoding pericentriolar material 1 protein-like isoform X10: MATGGAPFDSTDEQELANWTLGNGSLDDRLNNMDWDVPQKKANRSSEKNKKKFGAVVESRLTNDISPESTPGAGRRRARTPHSFPRSQYSAQMSVPEQAELDRLKQRINFTDLDERSIGSDSQGRATAANNQRQLSENKKAFNFLPLHVNTNKSRELAASACGGEVAKRQSAGRDILTGVPGKDALHAEWSSLLEDGTGEPGIDSSQVVSRLVQIREYIAMACCMPDDLVEKNDIPANVEHLAHLIDHLKEQEKSCLKFLQKLLARENEEDDIRTIDSAVGSGSVAESTSLNIEVHSEASDATGRDLHGEAKEELENLRKQHELLKHMLLQQEQLRALQGRQAALLAMQQKAEQAIAVMDESVVTETTGSVSGISITSELNDELNDLIQRFHNQLHDSQTKAVPDNRRQAQSLSLTREVARSRGPPGADPASLPCAEMAQLQELQDKKQTMDKILQELHTLRDHTLNNNSCRLTQAPSQRSSSGPVLSRGANGRGVTRLDPPASQHSPETDCHPAQKLRKLKEVHKRLNELRELVHYYEQTSDMMVDTVNENVKDEDTEEDSIFEPMFDSEQENMEPITNLRNPQRPGNWMDMNSLTGAHGNGNQDGRLNTEREINNRSAANLRSLNIPSAIECQYNLDRSRGEEGGEMEERPRGRAGAAGGGGSSGDSRRSSREEDPEFLQKVHRLRSAKEKLRHLQQLVAMVQSDDTDDATANASSVADDDGPNQQPNNRRAAGPKPQKDLTLTEKEREKFYEAKLKQQQQELRQLHDERQHLINIKGEIQDLRWACPDLQPPAAVSHGPAPTGHAPAAASTPAVNASGAALNRTVEPTATAAPDNKLWAEMHRHQILREHLRQRRKHLESLMEEHQRRKVLNDSPHAGQGTPQAPEHPGRDERTMAAWGGASPGVHDEYEDDVLLEVGPELEEEEEADTSSSEDFPSYSSRKRRSHSSRKSRDRSLQTSDPRSASGSARPSPRSRQEEQEEQQQEERSMSRRRQENPRWASELSFLEEKRHWQEQISQLQKQLDFSTSMCQTLMQDQQALSYMLPSLMSASYSMLPNSVGSPPVHLVMHQLNQCYAQLAWQQSNVQRLKQVLTDLQKQQQSQPMEQSPTQDPSPTFPPLHLPPPLNALNLPGLGNYSYLPPGFGYSPVFPPGMGEFYQNPGAQDNSSPPQGDANGESVCFPQPFESSMGSGDKRNRMKSEGGSNPVTPGPADPSEQPRRGGARQQPPRVPGARQTGGALMGSLSSVPDPSDPTTVTKSFRSKKASAQALLASRDKTPKAQTRRRRGKTHGRKAGLESDSVSSVSDYHGKDKAVQSQGRESERPEKILEKLTQEKRSSKPQVKTSNDLSSAYAWRTPFLSNRIACTEVQDTSSDFSLFEALRETIYSEVATLISQNESRPHFLIELFHELQLLNTDYLRQRALFALQDIVSRHLTEKDVGEEPTASLSSAAWAASNSELTPSESVATSDADVSEKNMAKALHVSKNHNDDGVSLDDESILSTSSNLDPFASDDLGNTVIHLDKAMARMREYERMKLSDAASASSTIPTADPRAPAPLPGPPEGQDILGQMFSGVRCPQIDTQQLDRQIKAIMSEVLPFLQEHMEDVCSTQLLTTIRRMVMQLTQQNDESKEFVRFFHKQLGGILQESLSKFCGRTLKECGEDLLVAISETLFNELAFFRLMQDFDCGTAAPPKRKFGKREGAMMARRSAPMTRENKSPEDQSFAEGFHDEDKDKDDTEKGNVTIEPETKESRSSDASEREEEEEDDDDSEGLPLSIRLSKAETQPLTNYGSGEDENEDEELEEFQAGPADVQTSLQASSDLASHQEQKTNEIQEDGRHKGKFAEGATECCEVSSARSDSAEGQEQSRPTAAARPENHPPCPGPSQSQPLSPEATPTCSPDTDSPVMINEDEVGSGNLSQKSDEDDFVKVEDLPLRLAVLSEERLKMTAEEQQQPNNVSPDKPGGIVGDCQTVKEAETAGAQSA; this comes from the exons ATGGCAACTGGCGGAGCACCATTTGACTCTACTGATGAACAGGAGCTGGCAAACTGGACCTTAGGGAATGGGAGTCTGGATGACCGATTGAACAATATG GACTGGGATGTTCCACAGAAGAAAGCTAACAGGTCATcagagaaaaacaagaaaaagttTGGCGCGGTGGTGGAAAGTCGGCTGACCAATGACATCTCCCCGGAATCCACCCCGGGGGCGGGGCGCCGACGGGCTCGTACCCCCCACTCGTTTCCCCGCTCCCAGTACAGCGCCCAGATGTCTGTCCCCGAGCAGGCTGAGCTGGACCGCCTCAAACAGAGGATCAACTTCACCGATTTAGACGAG AGAAGCATTGGAAGTGATTCTCAAGGCCGGGCCACTGCTGCAAATAACCAAAGGCAActctctgaaaacaaaaaggCCTTTAATTTCCTGCCGCTGCACGTCAACACTAATAAGAGCAGAGAGCTCGCTGCTTCAGCCTGCGGCGGTGAAGTTGCTAAGAGACAGAGCGCCGGTCGAGATATCTTGACCGGGGTCCCAGGCAAGGATGCCCTGCACGCTGAGTGGTCATCTCTGCTTGAGGACGGAACAGGAGAACCAGGCATCGACAGCAGTCAG GTTGTCAGCAGGCTCGTTCAGATTAGGGAGTATATCGCCATGGCCTGCTGCATGCCAGATGACCTGGTGGAAAAAAACGATATCCCAGCCAATGTTGAGCATTTAGCACATCTAATAGACCATCTAAAGGAGCAGGAAAAGTCCTGCTTGAAATTTCTACAAAAGTTGTTG GCTCGAGAGAACGAGGAAGACGACATTCGCACCATCGACTCCGCGGTCGGGTCCGGCTCCGTGGCAGAGAGCACGTCTCTGAACATAGAGGTGCATTCCGAGGCCTCGGATGCCACG GGGCGGGACCTGCACGGCGAGGcgaaggaggagctggagaaccTGCGGAAGCAGCACGAGCTGCTGAAACACATGctgctgcagcaggagcagctgcGGGCGCTGCAGGGCAGACAGGCTGCGCTGCTGGCCATGCAGCAGAAGGCCGAGCAGGCCATCGCTGTCATGGACGAGTCCG TCGTCACTGAAACTACAGGCAGTGTCTCTGGAATCAGCATCACGTCTGAGCTGAACGACGAGCTGAATGACTTAATCCAGCGGTTCCACAACCAGCTCCATGACTCGCAG ACGAAGGCGGTGCCGGACAACAGGCGACAGGCCCAAAGCCTGTCGCTCACGCGGGAGGTGGCCCGTAGCAGGGGCCCTCCTGGGGCCGACCCCGCCTCCCTCCCCTGCGCCGAAATGGCCCagctgcaggagctgcaggACAAGAAGCAGACCATGGACAAAATCCTGCAGGAGCTCCACACCCTGAGAGACCACACTCTAAACAACAACTCCT GTCGGCTGACCCAGGCCCCGTCTCAGAGAAGCAGCTCTGGGCCAGTCCTCAGCAGAGGGGCCAACGGCCGCGGAGTGACCAGACTGGACCCCCCCGCCTCCCAGCACAGTCCCGAAACAGACTGCCACCCGGCCCAGAAACTCAG GAAGCTGAAGGAGGTCCATAAGCGGCTGAACGAGCTGCGGGAGCTGGTGCATTACTACGAGCAGACCTCGGACATGATGGTGGACACGGTCAACGAGAACGTCAAGGACGAGGACACCGAGGAGGACTCCATCTTCGAGCCCATGTTTGACTCTGAGCAGGAGAACATGGAGCCCATCACAAACCTACG AAACCCACAGCGTCCAGGGAACTGGATGGACATGAATAGCCTGACCGGCGCCCACGGCAACGGAAACCAAGATGGACGGCTAAACACGGAGCGCGAGATAAACAACCGCTCGGCCGCCAACCTCAGGAGCTTGAATATCCCATCCGCCATCG AGTGTCAGTACAACCTGGACCGCTCCCGCGGTGAGGAGGGCGGGGAGATGGAGGAGCGCCcccggggcagggcgggggcggCGGGAGGTGGGGGCAGCTCCGGGGACAGCCGCAGGAGCAGCCGGGAGGAGGACCCGGAGTTCCTGCAGAAGGTGCACCGGCTCCGCTCGGCCAAGGAGAAGCTCCGCCACCTGCAGCAGCTGGTCGCCATGGTGCAG AGTGATGACACGGACGACGCCACGGCTAACGCTTCCAGTGTCGCCGATGACGACGGACCGAACCAGCAACCCAACAACAGGAGAGCCGCAGGCCCAAAGCCTCAGAAAGACCTGACTCTCACGGAGAAAGAAAG AGAGAAGTTCTACGAGGCGAAgctgaagcagcagcagcaggagctgaGGCAGCTCCATGACGAGCGCCAGCATCTGATCAACATCAAGGGCGAGATCCAGGACCTGCGCTGGGCGTGTCCCGACCTGCAG CCTCCCGCGGCGGTTAGCCACGGCCCCGCGCCGACAGGCCACGCCCCTGCGGCCGCCTCCACGCCCGCCGTCAACGCCAGCGGAGCTGCGCTCAACCGCACCGTAGAGCCCACCGCCACGGCTGCCCCCGACAACAAG CTGTGGGCGGAGATGCACAGACACCAGATCCTGCGGGAACACCTGAGACAGAGGAGGAAGCACCTTGAATCTTTAATGGAGGAACACCAGAGACGCAAAGTGCTCAACGACTCCCCCCACGCCGGCCAGGGGACGCCGCAGGCCCCGGAGCACCCTGGGAGAGATGAGAG GACGATGGCTGCGTGGGGCGGGGCGTCGCCAGGGGTGCATGACGAGTATGAAGACGACGTGCTGTTGGAGGTGGGGCCTgagctggaggaagaggaggaggcggaCACGAGCTCCAGCGAAGACTTCCCCTCGTATTCCAGCCGAAAGCGCAGGTCTCACAGCTCGAGGAAGTCACGAGACCG CTCCCTGCAGACCTCGGACCCGCGCTCGGCAAGCGGGAGCGCCCGGCCCTCCCCCAGGTCacggcaggaggagcaggaggagcagcagcaggaggagcgcAGCATGAGCAGGAGGCGGCAGGAGAACCCGCGCTGGGCCTCGGAGCTGTCCTTCCTGGAGGAGAAACGCCACTGGCAGGAGCAGATCTCCCAGCTCCAGAAGCAGCTGGACTTCAGCACCTCCATGTGCCAGACCCTCATGCAGGACCAGCAG GCCCTGTCCTACATGCTCCCCTCCTTGATGAGCGCCTCCTACAGCATGCTGCCGAACAGCGTCGGATCTCCGCCGGTGCACCTCGTCATGCACCAGCTCAACCAGTGCTACGCGCAGTTGGCATGGCAACAGAGCAACGTTCAAAG ACTGAAGCAGGTGCTGACTGACctgcagaagcagcagcagtctCAGCCGATGGAACAAAGCCCAACTCAGGATCCCAGTCCCACATTCCCGCCTCTCCACTTACCTCCCCCGCTAAATGCCCTCAACCTGCCCGGGCTCGGAAACTACTCCTATCTGCCTCCCG GGTTTGGCTACAGCCCTGTGTTTCCCCCGGGCATGGGGGAGTTCTACCAGAACCCTGGGGCCCAGGATAACAGCTCGCCCCCGCAGGGCGATGCTAACGGCGAGAGCGTCTGTTTCCCCCAGCCTTTCGAGAGCTCCATGGGCAGCGGGGACAAACG GAACAGGATGAAGAGCGAGGGCGGCAGCAACCCTGTGACCCCGGGCCCCGCGGACCCCAGCGAGCAGCCCCGGAGAGGCGGGGCCAGGCAGCAGCCTCCCAGAGTCCCCGGGGCCAGACAGACTGGCGGTGCGTTGATGGGGAGCCTCAGTAGCGTCCCGGACCCCTCGGACCCCACCACCGTCACCAAGTCCTTCAGATCCAAGAAGGCCTCTGCCCAGGCCCTCCTGGCCTCCAGAGACAAAACGCCCAAGGCCCAGACCCGCAGGAGGAGGGGCAAGACTCACGGCAGGAAGGCAG GCCTGGAGAGTGACAGCGTGTCCAGCGTGAGCGACTACCACGGCAAAGACAAGGCTGTGCAGTCTCAGGGCAGGGAGAGCGAGCGTCCTGAGAAGATCCTGGAGAAGCTCACTCAGGAGAAGCGCAGCAGCAAACCCCAGGTCAAAACCTCCAACGACCTCTCGTCCG CATATGCTTGGAGGACACCTTTCCTCTCTAACAGAATTGCATGCACTGAAGTACAAG ACACCAGCAGTGATTTCTCCCTCTTCGAGGCTCTGAGGGAGACCATTTATTCAGAGGTGGCGACTCTGATCTCCCAGAACGAGTCCCGGCCGCACTTCCTCATCGAGCTGTTCCACGAGCTGCAGCTGCTCAACACGGACTACCTGCGTCAGAGAGCGCTGTTCGCCTTACAG GACATCGTGAGCAGACACTTGACGGAGAAGGATGTGGGGGAGGAGCCGACGGCGTCTCTGAGCTCTGCGGCCTGGGCCGCCTCCAACTCCGAGCTCACGCCCAGCGAGAGCGTGGCCACCAGCGACGCA GATGTTTCTGAAAAGAACATGGCCAAGGCGCTCCACGTGAGCAAGAACCACAACGATGACGGAGTCTCGCTGGACGACGAGAGCATCCTGTCGACCTCGTCCAACCTGGACCCGTTCGCCAGCGATGACCTGG GGAACACGGTGATACACTTAGATAAAGCCATGGCTCGGATGCGGGAGTACGAGCGCATGAAGCTTAGCGACGCCGCCTCGGCCTCCTCCACCATTCCCACCGCCGACCCCCGGGCCCCCGCCCCGCTGCCAG GTCCCCCAGAAGGCCAGGACATCCTCGGGCAGATGTTCTCCGGGGTCCGCTGCCCCCAGATCGACACGCAGCAGCTGGACCGGCAGATCAAAGCCATCATGTCCGAGGTCCTGCCTTTCTTACAG GAGCACATGGAGGACGTCTGCTCCACCCAGCTCCTCACCACTATCCGCCGCATGGTGATGCAGCTCACGCAGCAGAACGACGAGAGCAAGGAGTTCGTCCGCTTCTTCCACAAGCAGCTGGGAGGCATTCTACAG GAGTCTCTGTCCAAGTTCTGTGGGAGGACGCTGAAGGAGTGTGGGGAGGATCTGCTGGTGGCCATTTCAGAAACCCTGTTCAACGAGCTGGCCTTCTTCCGCCTCATGCAGGACTTCGACTGCGGAACAGCCGCTCCTCCCAAGAGGAAATTCGGGAAGAGGGAGGGTGCCATGATGGCCAGAAGATCTGCGCCTATGACCAGG GAAAATAAATCACCGGAAGACCAGTCATTCGCAGAAGGCTTTCATGATGAGGACAAA GATAAGGATGACACGGAAAAGGGGAATGTCACCATCGAACCCGAGACAAAGGAGAGCCGGAGCAGCGACGCGtccgagagagaggaagaggaggaggacgatGATGATAGCGAAGGACTCCCCCTATCAATAC GCCTGTCGAAGGCGGAGACCCAGCCTCTGACCAACTACGGCAGCGGGGAGGACGAGAACGAGgacgaggagctggaggagttcCAGGCGGGGCCTGCGGACGTGCAGACCTCCCTGCAGGCCAGCAGCGACCTGGCCTCTCACCAGGAGCAG AAAACAAACGAGATCCAGGAAGACGGAAGGCACAAGGGGAAGTTTGCCGAAGGGGCTACAGAATGCTGTGAGG tgaGCAGCGCTCGGTCGGACTCAGCGGAGGGGCAGGAACAGAGCCGGCCCACAGCAGCTGCCCGCCCCGAAAACCACCCCCCCTGCCCGGGACCCAGCCAATCGCAGCCGCTCTCCCCGGAGGCCACGCCCACCTGCAGCCCCGACACCGACTCGCCCGTCATGATCAATGAGGAT GAGGTTGGCTCAGGAAATTTAAGCCAGAAGTCTGACGAAGACGATTTTGTCAAAGTGGAAGATTTACCTTTACGACTCGCTGTCTTGTCAGAG GAGCGGCTTAAAATGACCgcagaagaacaacaacaacccaaCAACGTGTCTCCAGACAAACCAGGAGGCATTGTGGGAGATTGTCAGACCGTTAAAGAAGCAG AAACGGCTGGGGCCCAAAGTGCATGA